One window of the Chryseotalea sp. WA131a genome contains the following:
- the radA gene encoding DNA repair protein RadA codes for MSKSKTSFFCQSCGHESAKWVGKCPSCNAWNSFVEEIISTEKTTKNDWRNEAGKTKLDKPRKLDEIASTTEARISTVDEELNRVLGGGIVYGSLVLIGGEPGIGKSTLMLQVALSLTRLKVLYVSGEESDQQIKMRAERLQPTLKSKQDNFYIITETNTRNIFLAVEELLPQLLIIDSIQTLHSNQLDSVAGSVGQVRQCAAELMRFAKETNTPVFLVGHITKDGMLAGPKVLEHMVDTVLQFEGDRHLAYRILRTTKNRFGSTSEIGIYEMLGSGLRQVSNPSEILISQKDGNLSGATIGATIEGNRPLLIEIQSLVSPASYGTPQRTPTGFDQKRLNMLLAVLEKRCGFRMGTQDVFLNMAGGISVEDPAIDLAICISIISSMEEIPVSDKICFAAEIGLGGELRAVNRIDQRISEAEKLGFTQIYVSKFSQKSIDLKKTKIDVKAFGKLTEVFKDLFGR; via the coding sequence ATGAGCAAATCCAAAACTTCTTTCTTCTGTCAATCCTGTGGCCATGAATCTGCCAAGTGGGTAGGCAAGTGCCCTTCGTGTAATGCATGGAATTCCTTTGTGGAGGAGATTATTTCAACAGAGAAGACTACCAAAAATGATTGGCGCAATGAGGCTGGCAAGACAAAGCTAGATAAACCCCGCAAGCTCGATGAGATTGCCAGCACCACCGAAGCAAGGATTTCAACCGTTGATGAAGAACTCAATCGCGTATTAGGCGGTGGCATTGTGTATGGATCGCTGGTGTTGATTGGCGGGGAACCCGGTATAGGCAAGTCTACTCTGATGCTTCAAGTCGCTTTATCGTTAACTCGATTAAAAGTACTGTATGTTTCAGGTGAAGAGAGCGATCAACAAATAAAAATGCGTGCCGAGCGACTGCAGCCAACACTAAAATCGAAGCAAGACAATTTTTACATTATTACCGAAACAAATACCCGCAATATTTTTTTGGCGGTGGAGGAGTTGCTTCCCCAGCTTCTCATCATCGACTCCATTCAAACACTTCATTCCAACCAACTAGACTCTGTGGCGGGCAGCGTTGGGCAAGTCCGACAATGTGCTGCTGAGTTAATGCGCTTTGCCAAGGAAACGAACACGCCCGTATTTTTAGTAGGGCACATTACTAAAGACGGCATGCTAGCTGGCCCCAAAGTATTGGAGCACATGGTGGATACGGTATTGCAATTTGAAGGAGACAGGCATTTGGCTTACCGCATTTTGCGAACCACCAAAAATCGCTTTGGTTCCACATCTGAAATCGGTATTTATGAAATGTTGGGAAGTGGCCTTCGACAAGTTTCCAACCCATCTGAGATTTTGATTTCGCAAAAAGATGGAAACCTTAGTGGTGCCACCATTGGCGCGACCATCGAGGGCAATCGACCTTTGTTGATCGAGATTCAATCGTTGGTGAGCCCGGCATCGTATGGCACTCCACAGCGTACACCTACTGGCTTCGATCAAAAGCGACTGAACATGTTATTGGCGGTGTTGGAAAAGCGATGCGGCTTTCGCATGGGCACGCAAGATGTTTTTCTGAACATGGCCGGAGGCATTAGTGTAGAAGATCCAGCCATTGATTTAGCGATCTGTATTTCCATCATTTCATCGATGGAAGAAATTCCAGTATCCGATAAAATTTGTTTTGCTGCCGAAATCGGCTTGGGCGGAGAATTGCGTGCCGTGAATCGAATAGATCAACGCATTTCCGAAGCGGAGAAATTGGGCTTTACCCAAATTTATGTTTCTAAGTTCAGTCAAAAATCGATCGATCTTAAGAAAACCAAAATTGATGTGAAGGCTTTTGGCAAACTGACGGAGGTATTCAAGGATTTGTTTGGTCGTTAA